In the genome of Cronobacter malonaticus LMG 23826, one region contains:
- a CDS encoding endonuclease/exonuclease/phosphatase family protein has product MRLASYNVENLFDRARVMSQSSWSQGRPVLEKFARLNELLGEITYSDASKKEMVKLMVALGLEKSDTGPFVILRRNRGNLLKRPRDGGIEIIASGRADWVGSLELIESPVDEVAMRITAKVMRDLNADVLAVVEAESRPALAAFNQEIIAALGGEPFRHVMVIDGNDSRGIDVGLLTGAEYPIGPMRSHVDDRDARGQLIFSRDCPEYSVPLKGGDTLWVMVNHLKSKGYGGKADSDARRKAQAQRVAEIYQARRAAGEQFIAIAGDFNDTPESDTLAPLLKETDLRDAFTHPAFDNGGYPGTWGNSAKNNKLDYILLSPALWERVTAGGVIRKGMWPGERPVKWEVYPELKKPQQAGSDHAALWVDLNI; this is encoded by the coding sequence ATGCGTCTGGCGTCTTATAACGTAGAAAACCTGTTCGATCGCGCGCGCGTGATGTCGCAGAGCAGCTGGTCGCAGGGGCGGCCGGTGCTGGAAAAATTCGCGCGGCTGAATGAACTGCTCGGCGAAATCACCTACAGCGATGCCAGTAAGAAAGAGATGGTAAAGCTGATGGTGGCGCTCGGGCTTGAGAAATCGGACACCGGGCCGTTTGTCATTCTGCGTCGCAACCGTGGCAACCTGCTGAAGCGCCCGCGCGACGGCGGTATCGAGATTATCGCCAGCGGCCGCGCCGACTGGGTCGGCTCGCTTGAGCTTATCGAATCGCCGGTCGATGAAGTCGCCATGCGCATCACCGCCAAAGTGATGCGCGATCTTAACGCCGATGTGCTGGCGGTGGTGGAGGCCGAGAGCCGTCCGGCGCTGGCGGCGTTTAACCAGGAGATTATCGCGGCGCTCGGCGGCGAGCCGTTTCGTCACGTCATGGTTATCGACGGCAACGACAGCCGCGGCATTGACGTCGGCCTGCTTACCGGCGCGGAGTATCCCATCGGGCCGATGCGCAGCCACGTGGACGATCGCGACGCGCGCGGCCAGCTGATTTTTTCACGCGACTGCCCGGAATATTCGGTGCCGCTGAAAGGCGGCGACACGCTGTGGGTGATGGTGAATCATCTGAAGAGTAAAGGCTACGGCGGCAAAGCGGATTCCGATGCCCGGCGTAAAGCGCAGGCGCAGCGGGTGGCGGAAATCTACCAGGCGCGCCGCGCCGCTGGCGAGCAATTTATCGCCATCGCAGGCGATTTCAACGACACGCCGGAGAGCGACACCCTGGCACCGCTCCTGAAAGAGACCGATCTGCGCGATGCCTTCACGCATCCGGCGTTCGATAACGGCGGATATCCCGGCACCTGGGGCAACAGCGCCAAAAACAACAAGCTCGATTACATTCTACTGTCACCTGCGCTCTGGGAGCGCGTCACCGCGGGTGGCGTTATTCGTAAAGGTATGTGGCCCGGCGAGCGGCCGGTCAAATGGGAGGTTTACCCGGAGCTGAAAAAGCCGCAGCAGGCCGGCTCCGATCACGCGGCACTGTGGGTGGATCTCAATATTTAA
- a CDS encoding class I mannose-6-phosphate isomerase, whose amino-acid sequence MLNYPLTLTTPLATHIFGGTRIKTQLGKAELPESRIAETWEVSDVDGMIATVTNGEYAGMSLRELAKRYPDELVAPGWRGPYFPLLSKFIDGSGMLPVHLHANDDIAQRLENQPNGKTEAWHILWAAPGATCLVGIKTGMKKEAIREALLAGDYDRVMYRLPLKTGDTIYVPGGQLHSFGPDTLIYEIEQTSDIQQHAMPWNMEDGSPVPPDEQARNIDKLLEELRPELLTQPQRGLVLEECEAVQRLVCCAGPYFALERWRFDTCYDYHFSSVRIVTNIGAPVTIHTPGNAVMTLERAQSVILPAALGEAEFCGKGELLVGYVPDLAQEIVAPLRAAGYPQAAIDALGDISGRLR is encoded by the coding sequence ATGCTCAACTATCCGCTTACGCTGACGACGCCGCTCGCGACCCACATCTTCGGCGGCACGCGCATCAAAACGCAGCTCGGTAAGGCGGAACTGCCGGAATCGCGCATCGCGGAAACCTGGGAGGTGAGCGACGTTGACGGCATGATAGCGACCGTCACCAATGGCGAATACGCTGGCATGTCGCTGCGTGAGCTGGCGAAGCGCTATCCCGATGAACTGGTCGCGCCAGGCTGGCGCGGCCCGTACTTTCCGCTTCTGAGCAAATTTATCGACGGCAGCGGCATGCTGCCGGTGCATCTGCATGCTAACGACGACATCGCGCAGCGTCTCGAAAACCAGCCGAACGGCAAAACCGAGGCCTGGCATATTCTGTGGGCTGCACCCGGCGCGACCTGCCTTGTCGGTATCAAAACCGGCATGAAAAAAGAGGCGATCCGCGAGGCGCTGCTGGCGGGCGATTATGACCGCGTCATGTACCGCTTGCCGCTGAAAACCGGCGACACGATCTATGTACCGGGCGGCCAGCTGCACTCCTTCGGGCCGGACACGCTTATCTATGAAATCGAACAGACGTCTGACATTCAGCAGCATGCGATGCCGTGGAATATGGAAGATGGCTCGCCAGTGCCGCCTGACGAGCAGGCGCGTAACATCGATAAACTGCTGGAAGAGCTGCGCCCGGAACTGCTGACCCAGCCGCAGCGCGGGCTGGTGCTCGAAGAGTGCGAGGCCGTTCAGCGCCTGGTGTGCTGCGCAGGTCCTTATTTCGCGCTGGAGCGCTGGCGCTTCGATACCTGCTACGACTATCACTTCTCCTCAGTGCGCATCGTCACCAATATCGGCGCGCCGGTGACGATTCACACGCCCGGTAACGCGGTGATGACGCTTGAGCGCGCGCAGAGCGTGATTCTGCCCGCCGCGCTCGGCGAGGCGGAGTTCTGCGGTAAAGGCGAGTTGCTGGTAGGTTATGTGCCCGATCTGGCGCAGGAGATTGTCGCGCCGCTGCGCGCCGCAGGCTACCCGCAGGCGGCCATCGACGCGCTCGGCGATATCAGCGGGCGTCTGCGCTAG
- a CDS encoding GhoT/OrtT family toxin, which produces MTLYQHMLVFYAVMAAIAALITFFIAKDKTSIKLLCATLIGATWPMSFPVALLVALF; this is translated from the coding sequence ATGACGCTCTATCAACATATGCTCGTGTTTTACGCCGTCATGGCGGCAATCGCGGCGCTCATTACCTTTTTTATCGCCAAAGACAAAACCAGCATTAAGCTGCTTTGCGCGACGCTTATCGGCGCGACCTGGCCGATGAGTTTCCCTGTCGCCCTGCTGGTGGCGCTGTTTTAA
- the iraM gene encoding anti-adapter protein IraM, with product MNWRVVDSVVSTDTNSVFTLISSQQSFKLILWYKATFYLSSGDTLSINGASITVNNHPVELTLYRTTVYNARFWQTIVNSNAHCAGNHRQSVGRCGYRRKCKLLYCPFQKH from the coding sequence ATGAACTGGCGGGTGGTTGATTCAGTAGTAAGCACCGACACCAATTCTGTATTTACCTTAATTTCATCGCAACAATCTTTTAAACTTATTCTCTGGTATAAGGCGACGTTTTATTTATCATCTGGCGATACATTGTCTATTAATGGCGCATCCATTACCGTTAATAATCACCCCGTCGAGCTTACTCTGTACCGCACCACCGTTTATAACGCACGCTTCTGGCAAACTATCGTGAACAGTAATGCGCATTGCGCGGGTAATCACCGGCAAAGCGTGGGCCGGTGTGGTTATCGCCGTAAATGCAAACTGCTTTATTGCCCGTTTCAAAAGCACTGA
- a CDS encoding lysozyme inhibitor LprI family protein has product MKNLINSALLMLALNPLCAQADEITRSAATDACTQQTGENSGECLEAAGLASDNALKQAFNAKVTELQNFDYTRWPQGDEARRTQMVEALKISQQQWTAARDAFCTAASASAAGTPWLAAHALSCVINMNQRREQELALIHPEAEK; this is encoded by the coding sequence GTGAAAAACCTGATAAATAGTGCGCTGCTGATGCTGGCGTTAAATCCGCTGTGCGCTCAGGCGGATGAGATTACGCGCAGCGCGGCAACCGATGCCTGCACTCAACAGACGGGCGAAAACAGCGGTGAATGTCTCGAAGCGGCGGGGCTGGCCTCAGATAATGCGCTTAAACAGGCGTTCAATGCCAAAGTCACTGAGCTACAGAACTTCGACTATACCCGCTGGCCGCAGGGCGACGAGGCACGGCGCACCCAGATGGTCGAGGCGTTAAAAATAAGTCAGCAGCAGTGGACGGCGGCGCGAGACGCCTTCTGTACGGCAGCGAGCGCCTCGGCCGCGGGTACGCCGTGGCTTGCCGCCCACGCGTTAAGCTGCGTCATTAATATGAACCAGCGCCGCGAGCAGGAACTGGCGCTCATTCACCCGGAAGCGGAAAAGTAA
- the ttcA gene encoding tRNA 2-thiocytidine(32) synthetase TtcA translates to MSEIQEISKKEQYNLNKLQKRLRRNVGEAIADYNMIEEGDRIMVCLSGGKDSYTMLEILRNLQQSAPVNFSLVAVNLDQKQPGFPEHILPEYLSSLGVEYKIVEENTYGIVKEKIPEGKTTCSLCSRLRRGILYRTATELGATKIALGHHRDDILQTLFLNMFYGGKMKGMPPKLMSDDGKHIVIRPLAYCREKDIERFSQAKGFPIIPCNLCGSQPNLQRQVIADMLRDWDKRYPGRIETMFSAMQNVVPSHLCDTELFDFKGIHHGSEVVNGGDLAFDREEIPMKPAGWAPEDEEAPPMQRLDVLEIK, encoded by the coding sequence ATGTCTGAAATTCAAGAAATTAGTAAAAAAGAGCAGTACAACCTCAACAAATTGCAGAAGCGCCTGCGCCGCAATGTCGGGGAGGCCATCGCCGATTACAATATGATTGAAGAAGGCGATCGGATTATGGTCTGCCTCTCCGGCGGTAAAGACAGCTACACGATGCTGGAAATTCTGCGCAATTTGCAGCAGAGCGCGCCGGTTAACTTTTCGCTGGTGGCGGTAAACCTCGACCAGAAACAGCCGGGTTTCCCGGAGCATATTCTGCCGGAGTATCTGTCATCACTTGGCGTGGAATATAAAATCGTTGAGGAAAATACCTATGGGATCGTCAAAGAGAAGATCCCGGAGGGGAAAACCACCTGCTCGCTCTGCTCGCGTCTGCGTCGCGGCATTCTTTACCGCACCGCCACCGAGCTTGGCGCGACCAAAATCGCGCTCGGCCATCACCGTGACGACATTCTGCAAACGCTGTTCCTGAACATGTTTTACGGCGGCAAAATGAAAGGCATGCCGCCGAAGCTGATGAGCGACGACGGTAAGCACATCGTGATTCGCCCGCTCGCCTACTGCCGTGAAAAAGACATTGAGCGTTTCTCGCAGGCGAAAGGTTTCCCGATTATCCCGTGCAACCTGTGCGGCTCGCAGCCCAACCTGCAGCGTCAGGTGATCGCCGATATGCTTCGCGACTGGGATAAACGTTATCCGGGCCGTATCGAAACCATGTTCAGCGCGATGCAGAATGTGGTGCCGTCGCACCTGTGCGACACCGAACTGTTCGATTTCAAAGGCATTCATCACGGCTCTGAAGTGGTGAACGGCGGCGATCTGGCGTTCGACCGTGAAGAGATCCCGATGAAGCCCGCAGGCTGGGCGCCGGAAGATGAAGAGGCCCCGCCGATGCAGCGCCTCGACGTGCTGGAAATCAAATAA
- a CDS encoding EAL domain-containing protein, producing the protein MFSHIDRKDARRMAALDMLRGNHGHQDPVLLQFARLASLALGIPGCFIAVVDKAGLPVHLAHPEPLQIDASVLTQSLCTHNEPVWCCDTALDAQARLHPLAAASPDLRFYALAPLRTRDGTLTGTIGMTDTVAQLFDEERARTLTLIAGLTGAWLETLNAVGFLDPVTRLPNCQKLLADMERLSASGSTERYTLMIFDCIDMPTAYELARSLGMPALETLLNDLGPLLRMKLRLKNETVLYNVATGRYALLLKTRNQKAIRRNAAVLPVVNARMLQGINIRLNIFAGEVAWQPEKTSPNEALRRAISALHEAIWLNKRHMVFDAKRDEKRNVDFQLLHDLSESIAKNRGLYLMYQPKIKLSTNRAVGAEALLRWRHPTRGDIPPGVFIPLAQNTSLMEEITQWVIGAALQQLQKWRKEGITLPLSVNISVSDLSRSGFADALEERVLRAGLSTNDIRIECLETEKALESETALCEMDMLKLRGFKILLDDFGAGYSNINYLRRIPIDIIKLDRSLTSSIAQERSSQIIVRNVIQMLKELDYVVLAEGVEDAETARLLLEFGCDEAQGYFFSRPVEPEYIAQWI; encoded by the coding sequence ATGTTTAGCCACATCGACAGAAAAGATGCCAGACGCATGGCAGCCCTGGATATGCTCCGGGGAAATCACGGGCATCAGGACCCGGTACTGCTGCAATTTGCGAGGCTTGCAAGCCTTGCGCTCGGCATTCCTGGCTGTTTTATCGCCGTGGTGGATAAAGCGGGCCTGCCGGTGCATCTCGCGCATCCTGAACCGTTGCAAATCGACGCGTCGGTTTTGACGCAGTCGTTATGTACGCACAACGAGCCGGTCTGGTGCTGTGACACGGCGCTGGATGCGCAGGCGCGTCTGCATCCGCTGGCCGCTGCCTCCCCGGATCTGCGTTTCTACGCCCTGGCGCCGCTGCGCACGCGCGACGGCACCCTGACCGGCACCATCGGCATGACAGATACCGTGGCGCAGCTGTTTGACGAGGAGCGCGCCCGCACGCTCACGCTTATCGCCGGGCTGACCGGTGCCTGGCTTGAGACCTTAAACGCGGTCGGCTTTTTAGACCCGGTGACCCGCCTCCCTAACTGCCAGAAACTGCTGGCTGATATGGAACGGCTTTCCGCCAGCGGCAGCACCGAGCGCTATACGCTGATGATTTTCGACTGCATCGACATGCCGACCGCGTATGAGCTGGCGCGTTCGCTCGGTATGCCGGCGCTGGAGACGCTGCTTAACGATCTCGGCCCGCTGCTGCGCATGAAGCTGCGCCTGAAAAACGAGACGGTGCTCTATAACGTGGCGACAGGCCGCTACGCGCTGCTCCTTAAAACGCGCAACCAGAAAGCCATTCGCCGTAACGCCGCGGTACTGCCGGTGGTTAACGCGCGGATGTTGCAGGGCATTAATATACGGCTGAATATTTTCGCGGGCGAAGTGGCCTGGCAGCCCGAGAAAACCTCGCCCAACGAGGCGCTGCGTCGCGCCATCAGCGCGCTGCATGAAGCCATCTGGCTTAACAAGCGTCATATGGTTTTTGACGCTAAGCGCGATGAGAAGCGCAACGTCGATTTCCAGCTGCTGCACGATCTCAGTGAGAGCATCGCCAAAAACCGCGGCCTCTATCTGATGTATCAGCCAAAAATCAAACTCAGCACGAACCGGGCGGTCGGCGCGGAAGCGCTGCTCCGCTGGCGTCATCCGACGCGCGGGGATATCCCACCGGGAGTGTTTATTCCGCTGGCGCAAAATACCAGTCTGATGGAAGAGATAACGCAATGGGTGATTGGCGCTGCGCTCCAACAGCTCCAGAAATGGCGCAAAGAGGGGATCACCCTGCCGTTGTCCGTCAATATCAGCGTTAGCGATCTCTCCCGAAGCGGGTTTGCCGACGCGCTGGAAGAGCGTGTACTGCGCGCCGGGCTTTCGACCAACGATATTCGAATCGAATGTCTGGAAACCGAAAAAGCGCTGGAGAGCGAAACCGCGCTCTGCGAGATGGATATGCTCAAACTACGCGGCTTTAAGATCCTGCTGGACGACTTTGGCGCGGGCTACAGCAACATCAACTACCTGCGCCGCATCCCTATCGACATCATCAAGCTCGACCGCTCGCTCACATCCAGCATCGCGCAGGAGCGCAGCAGCCAGATTATCGTGCGTAACGTTATCCAGATGCTGAAAGAGCTGGATTACGTAGTGCTGGCGGAAGGCGTGGAGGATGCCGAGACCGCGCGTCTGCTGCTGGAGTTTGGCTGTGATGAAGCACAGGGCTATTTCTTCTCGCGTCCGGTGGAGCCGGAATATATCGCACAGTGGATATAA
- a CDS encoding peptide ABC transporter substrate-binding protein, translating into MKIPVSFTLSALWVATALTGAFAADVPPGTALAEHQTLVRHLKDEPASLDPAKAVGLPEIQVLRDLFEGLVNQNEKGELVPGVATQWQTNDNRIWTFTLRDNAKWSDGTSVTAQDFVYSWQRMVDPKTTSPFAWFFALAGIANAQAIIDGKQAPAQLGVSAPDAHTLKVTLDKPLPWFPSLAANAALYPVQKANVEQGGDWTRPGKLVGNGAFVLKDRVVNEKLVLTPNTHYWDNAKTVLTQVTFLPVNQESAATKRYLANDIDITESFPKNLYQKLKKEIPDQVFTPPQLGTYYYAFNTQKGPTADPRVRLALSMTIDRRLMAEKVLGTGEKPAWRFTPDVTAGFTPAPSEWEQMSQQELNAQAKTLLQAAGYGPARPLNLTLLYNTSENHQKIAIAVASMWKKNLGVDVKLKNQEWKTYIDSRNTGNFDVIRASWVGDYNEPSTFLSLLTSTHSGNISRFKNPDYDKVLQQAAQENSPKARNADYNSAERIISTQAPIAPIYQYTNGRLIKPWLKGYPINNPEDVAYSRTMYILKH; encoded by the coding sequence CCGATGTGCCGCCAGGCACGGCGCTTGCCGAACACCAGACGCTGGTCCGCCATCTGAAAGATGAACCCGCCTCGCTGGATCCGGCGAAAGCGGTAGGGCTGCCGGAGATCCAGGTGCTGCGCGATCTCTTTGAAGGGCTGGTGAACCAGAATGAAAAAGGCGAACTGGTGCCGGGTGTGGCCACGCAGTGGCAGACCAACGATAACCGCATCTGGACGTTTACGCTTCGCGACAACGCGAAATGGTCCGACGGCACGTCGGTAACAGCGCAGGATTTTGTCTACAGCTGGCAGCGTATGGTCGACCCGAAAACCACCTCTCCATTCGCCTGGTTCTTTGCGCTGGCGGGTATCGCCAACGCGCAGGCGATTATCGACGGTAAACAGGCGCCTGCACAGCTTGGCGTCAGCGCGCCGGATGCGCATACGCTGAAAGTCACTCTCGATAAACCGCTGCCGTGGTTCCCGTCGCTTGCCGCCAACGCGGCGCTCTATCCTGTGCAAAAAGCGAACGTGGAGCAGGGCGGCGACTGGACGCGCCCCGGTAAGCTGGTGGGTAACGGCGCGTTTGTGCTGAAAGACCGCGTGGTCAACGAAAAGCTGGTGCTGACGCCAAACACGCACTACTGGGATAACGCGAAAACCGTGCTGACGCAGGTGACGTTTTTACCGGTCAATCAGGAATCCGCCGCTACCAAGCGCTATCTCGCGAATGATATCGACATCACGGAATCCTTCCCGAAAAATCTCTATCAGAAGTTGAAAAAAGAGATCCCCGATCAGGTCTTCACACCGCCGCAGCTTGGCACTTATTACTATGCATTTAACACGCAGAAAGGCCCGACGGCGGACCCGCGCGTGCGTCTCGCGCTCAGCATGACTATCGACCGCCGCCTGATGGCTGAAAAAGTGCTCGGCACCGGCGAGAAACCGGCCTGGCGTTTTACGCCGGACGTGACCGCAGGCTTTACGCCCGCGCCGTCAGAGTGGGAGCAGATGAGCCAGCAGGAGCTTAACGCGCAGGCGAAAACGCTGCTTCAGGCGGCGGGTTACGGCCCGGCGCGTCCGCTCAACCTGACGCTGCTCTATAACACGTCTGAAAACCACCAGAAAATCGCCATCGCCGTGGCGTCGATGTGGAAAAAGAATCTTGGCGTGGATGTGAAGCTGAAAAATCAGGAGTGGAAAACCTATATCGACAGCCGCAATACCGGGAATTTCGATGTGATCCGCGCCTCGTGGGTGGGAGATTATAACGAGCCGTCAACGTTTCTTTCGCTTCTGACTTCCACCCACAGCGGGAATATTTCGCGCTTTAAAAACCCGGACTACGACAAAGTGCTGCAACAGGCCGCACAGGAGAATTCCCCCAAAGCGCGTAATGCCGATTACAACAGCGCCGAGAGGATCATCTCAACCCAGGCACCGATTGCGCCGATTTATCAGTACACCAATGGCCGGTTAATTAAGCCGTGGCTAAAAGGCTACCCGATTAATAACCCGGAAGATGTGGCCTACAGCCGCACCATGTATATCCTTAAGCATTAA
- a CDS encoding general stress protein has protein sequence MTQHRGGSGNFAEDRQRASEAGQKGGQHSSGNFKNDPERAAEAGHKGGQQSGGNFKNDRERASEAGRKGGENSHGGGRS, from the coding sequence ATGACTCAGCATCGTGGTGGTTCAGGTAATTTTGCAGAGGATCGTCAGCGTGCGTCTGAAGCAGGCCAGAAAGGGGGCCAGCATAGCAGCGGTAATTTTAAAAACGACCCGGAACGTGCAGCCGAAGCGGGCCATAAAGGTGGCCAGCAGAGCGGGGGTAATTTTAAAAATGACCGGGAACGCGCCTCTGAAGCGGGGCGCAAAGGCGGTGAAAACAGCCACGGCGGCGGACGTTCCTGA
- a CDS encoding SDR family oxidoreductase: protein MTTRPQPPFPEQQQNVPGSTTKMQPQPDHGETSYKGSGRLTGKAAIITGGDSGIGRAVAIAYAREGADVLISYLDEHDDAKDTARLVEEAGRKAVLVPGDITDAAHCRALVQKAADEFGKIDIVVNNAAFQMTRDSLDEISDEEFDRTMKTNLYGMFWICKAAVPHMPAGGSIINTASVNADQPKPKLIAYSATKAAIVNFSGSLAALLAEKGIRANAVAPGPIWTPLIPSTMPPEQVKEFGSQVPLARAGQPAELAPVYVMLASDEASYVSGATVAVTGGLAVI from the coding sequence ATGACGACACGTCCACAACCGCCATTCCCTGAACAGCAGCAGAATGTCCCTGGCAGTACCACGAAGATGCAGCCGCAGCCGGATCACGGCGAAACGAGCTATAAAGGCTCCGGACGACTCACCGGCAAGGCCGCCATCATCACCGGCGGCGACTCCGGTATTGGCCGCGCGGTCGCCATTGCGTATGCCCGCGAAGGGGCGGATGTGCTTATCTCGTATCTTGATGAGCATGACGATGCCAAAGACACCGCGCGTCTCGTGGAAGAGGCGGGCCGCAAAGCGGTTCTGGTGCCAGGTGATATCACCGACGCCGCCCACTGCCGCGCGCTGGTGCAAAAAGCCGCCGATGAATTCGGCAAAATCGACATCGTGGTCAACAACGCCGCGTTCCAGATGACCCGCGATTCGCTGGATGAAATCAGCGATGAAGAGTTTGACCGCACCATGAAAACCAACCTCTACGGCATGTTCTGGATCTGCAAAGCGGCTGTGCCGCATATGCCAGCGGGGGGTTCAATTATCAATACCGCGTCGGTCAATGCCGATCAGCCGAAGCCGAAACTCATCGCGTATTCCGCCACCAAAGCGGCTATCGTCAACTTCTCAGGTAGCCTCGCCGCGCTGCTTGCCGAAAAAGGCATTCGCGCGAACGCCGTTGCCCCAGGCCCCATCTGGACGCCGCTGATTCCGTCCACCATGCCGCCGGAGCAGGTGAAAGAGTTCGGCAGCCAGGTGCCGCTGGCGCGTGCCGGTCAGCCTGCTGAACTGGCGCCGGTTTATGTGATGCTCGCAAGCGACGAGGCAAGCTACGTCTCCGGCGCGACTGTGGCGGTCACGGGCGGCCTGGCGGTTATCTGA
- the zntB gene encoding zinc transporter ZntB, with product MEAIKGSEVNVPDAVIAWLLDGRGGVKPLQDDAIIDKDQPCWLHLNYANPESAQWLAETPLLPNLVRDALAGESLRPRVTRMGDGTLITLRCINGSTDERPDQLVAMRLYIDERLIVSTRQRKVLALDDIIHDLNEGSGPADVGGWLVDACDALTDHASEFIEELHDKIIDLEDNLLEEIVPPRGVLALLRKQLIVMRRYMSPQRDVFSRLASERFSWMTDDHRRRMQDIADRLGRGLDEIDACIARTAVMSDEISQTMQESLSRRSYTMSLMAMVFLPSTFLTGLFGVNLGGIPGGGWHLGFSVFCVALVLLIGGVTWWLHRSKWL from the coding sequence ATGGAGGCCATTAAAGGCTCTGAAGTCAATGTGCCGGACGCGGTCATCGCCTGGCTGCTGGATGGCCGCGGTGGTGTGAAGCCGTTGCAGGATGACGCTATTATCGATAAAGACCAGCCCTGCTGGCTGCATCTGAATTATGCCAACCCGGAGAGCGCGCAGTGGCTCGCTGAGACGCCGCTGCTACCAAACCTGGTGCGTGACGCGCTGGCGGGCGAAAGTTTGCGCCCACGCGTGACGCGCATGGGCGACGGTACGCTGATTACGCTGCGCTGCATCAACGGCAGCACCGACGAGCGACCCGATCAGCTGGTGGCGATGCGGCTCTATATCGATGAACGGCTTATCGTCTCCACGCGCCAGCGTAAAGTGCTGGCGCTTGACGATATCATTCACGACCTCAACGAGGGCAGCGGCCCGGCGGATGTCGGCGGCTGGCTGGTGGACGCCTGCGACGCGCTGACCGATCACGCCAGCGAATTTATCGAAGAGCTGCACGATAAAATCATCGATCTCGAAGACAATCTGCTGGAAGAGATCGTGCCGCCGCGCGGCGTGCTGGCGCTGCTGCGCAAGCAGTTGATTGTAATGCGCCGCTACATGTCGCCGCAGCGCGATGTTTTTTCTCGCCTCGCCAGCGAGCGTTTTAGCTGGATGACGGACGATCACCGCCGCCGGATGCAGGATATCGCCGACCGTCTTGGCCGCGGACTGGATGAGATCGACGCCTGTATCGCGCGTACTGCGGTGATGTCCGACGAGATTTCCCAGACGATGCAGGAATCGCTGTCGCGCCGCAGTTATACGATGTCGCTGATGGCGATGGTCTTTTTGCCCAGCACGTTTCTCACTGGCCTGTTTGGCGTCAACCTCGGCGGTATTCCCGGCGGCGGATGGCACCTCGGGTTCAGCGTGTTTTGCGTGGCGCTGGTGTTGCTGATTGGTGGTGTTACGTGGTGGTTACATCGAAGTAAATGGTTGTAA